The Arachidicoccus terrestris genome includes the window GTACGGCCGTCAACGTTCAATTTGAGAATAATGCCAATCTGGGCGTTGCTCAAAGGAACTTTATGGGCCTTAGGCTGGATTATCTGGCCAGTGATAAATTTTTTATCGGTGCCACCATGGAGAAGCTCACCGAGCAGCCCTATACGTTTAAGACGAATTATGGAGAAGATCCGATCAATAATACAATGTTCGGCGTGGATTTTAGTTACCGGTCTGATTTTCCGGGTCTGACAAAGTTACTGGACAAGATCCCTTTTTATTCGACTACGGCGCCCAGCTCCATCAATGCTTATGGTGAGGCGGCTGTGCTTAAACCGGGGCACGCTAAACAGATCGGCTCGGGGTCTGACGGCACCGTTTATATTGATGATTTTGAAAGTTCAGATAATCTTTTTGACCTGCGCTTTCCGTTTACTGCCTGGGCGCTGGCCTCCACGCCGGCGGGTAACGGTTTATTCCCTGAGGCGACGCTCAACAATAACCTGGATTATGGAAAGAACCGGGCGCTTCTTTCCTGGTATAATATTGAACCTACGTTGCAGGACAGGACCAATTCCAGTAACCCGCTGCATAAGAACCTTTCGGAGTTGAGCGATCCGCGTGTACGACCGGTGTATGAGGGGGAACTGTTCCCTAAACAAAGCGTACTGTCGTCGGCTTTACAGTCGACGACCTTTGATCTGTCTTATTATCCGACTGAGCGAGGCCCTTATAATTTTTCCAGCCTTGCGGGTGACATTGACCGCAATGGAAAACTAAGCCGGCCCGCCGACCGGTGGGGAGGGATCATGCGATCGCTGGATCAGACGGACTTTGTCACCAGTAATGTGGAGTATATCGAATTCTGGTTACAGGATCCCTTTATTATGGATCCGGGTAGCACGGGAGGCAAACTGATCTTCAATCTGGGAGATGTGAGTGAAGATATCCTAAAAGATGGCAAGCGGCTTTACGAAAACGGGCTCTCTACCCCCAATACACCGACCGCGGTGGACAGCAGTTCCGTATGGGGCGTAAGTCCGGTCAATCCCATTCAACTGACTAATGCGTTTAATAATGTCGCCAACGACAGAATACTACAGGATGTCGGTTTTGACGGTATGGGAGATGATGCAGAAAGGCGAAAACATAGTATATACCTCCAGACCCTGGCGGAAAATTTCGGAACGGCTTCTCCGATCTACCAGCATGCCTTAAAAGACCCCTCTGCAGATGATTATAAATGGTATAGAGACGGTTCCTATACAGCCGGCGACGGAATTCTGGCCCGGTATAAATATTATAATAATACGGAAGGGAATTCTCCGGTGGCCGGTACCAATGGCAGTGGTGCATCTGCTGCGGTGATGTATCCGGACAATGAAGATCTTAACGGTGATAATACCGTGAATGAAACGGAACAGTATTTTGAATACGACCTGAATCTCAAACCGGGCATGAGTCTGACAGACCCCTATATCGCGGATGTCAGAACGATCACACCAAAGCTGGCCAATGACAGCACGACCAAGGAAAAATGGTATTTGTTCAGGATCCCGATTAACTCTTTCACCGGTAAAGTGGGCAATATTGCAGATTTTAAATCCATTCGTTTTATGCGGATGTATCTGACAGGTTTTAACGATTCGGTGACACTGCGTTTTGCCCGCCTGGGACTGGTACGTAATAACTGGCGGCCGTTCACCTATAACCTGGATACGACCGGTTCTTACACCTCATTGCCGCAAAATAGTACGACAGCGCTGACCGTCCTTTCTGTCAATACGGAGGATAACAGTGAAAGGCTGCCGATCCCCTATAAAATGCCGCCCGGTGTCCGGCAACTGCAGTCAATCATGGCGGCCGGCGGTGCCTCTAACGGATCTGTATACCTGGAAAAAGAACAATCCATGAGCCTGCATGTAACAAATCTCTTGAAAGGAGACGCAAGGGCGGTCTTTAAAAACCTGCAGCTGGATCTCAGGCAATATGGAGAGCTTTCCATGTATTTGCACGCAGAGTCGCTTCCGGGCAGCCGCCAGGTAAGCAATGGTGAGCTTACCGCTGTGATACGTATCGGACAGGATTTTCTGGATAATTATTATGAAGTGAGAATACCGCTGCAGGTGACACTTCCCAGCGCGACAGCCACTGCGGAACAGATCTGGCCGGAGCTCAATCATCTGAAGCTCGCGCTTCAGGACCTGGTTGCCTTAAAGCTGCGGCGTAACAGTAGCGGGCATCCCATTAACGAGATCTACCGGGAGGGGGTAAAGGGTGAGACCTATTCAGTTAAAGGGAATCCGAACCTCGGTGAAGTTACCAGCCTGCTTATCGGTGTTGAAAACACAGCAAGCGCTCAGCCGGCTAATTTTGAGGTCTGGACCGATGAACTGGGATTATCAAAATTAAATGAGCATGGCGGTTGGGCCGCCTTAGGCAGGGTCGATTTACAGCTGGCCGATCTCGGTTCTGTGAGTCTGTCAGCCAATACGTATTCTGCGGGTTTTGGGTCACTGGAACAAGGCGTGAATGAAAGGGCAAGGAACTCTATGATGCAGTTCGATGCTTCTGCCAGTATCGATGCGGGTAAGCTCCTGCCGGAAAAAGCAGGGATTTCCATTCCGGTCTATGCGAGTTATAACAGAACGGTACTGACGCCCGAATACGATCCTTTTGATATGGATGTGCTGCTGAAAGACAAGCTTAGGAGCTATCATAGCCAGAGAGAAAGAGACTCCGTTAAACGGATGTCTCTGGATCAGACAACCAGTAAAACCATTAGCTTTTCCAATGTACGATTCGGGCGTCCATCCATGAAGCCTAAGATATGGGACCTGAGCAATTTTGACTTTTCTTATACCTTCTCCAGCATCGATCAGTCGAGCCCGCTGATCGCTGAAAACAGCATTAATAAATATTTTGCCGGGCTGGGCTACACTTTTAACGGAAAGCCGCATTTTATTGAGCCTTTCAAGAGGCTCATCAGGAATAAAAGCCCCTGGCTGGAGTTTATCCGTTCCTTTAATATTAATCCTACACCTTCGCTGCTGAGTTTCAGAACCACGATAGACCGGCAGATGGGCATTTACACACCCAGGGCCATTAATCTGTATGATCCAATGGCTACAACAGATACTGCGGAGACCACCTTCGACAAGTATTTCAGGATGTCCAGAGATTATAACCTTAACTGGAATCTGACCCGTAGCCTGAACCTTGATTTTACGGCCAATAACCTGTCCTATGTGGATGAACCCTATGGTTACCTGGATACCAAGGCAAAAAGGGATTCCATGTGGCATAACTTCTGGTCCGGCGGCAGAAATACGCAGTATTCCCAAAAAGCATCCCTGTCCTATAATCTTCCTTTTGATAAGTTGCCTTTTGCAGACTGGATCTCCATGCAATACAGTTATTCGGTGAATTATGACTGGGTGGCGTCCAGCCTGCTTTCCAGATCTCTGGGTAACATTATTGAGAATGGCAACAGTTCTAACCTGAATGGACAGCTGGATTTTCGCAAACTTTATGACAAGTCTCGTTTTATCAAGGCGGCTCTGGACACAACGCGCACACCTTCTCTCGCAGACTCGCTTAGGCCGGAGGACCAAAAGAAGCTGGATTCACTGATTCAAAATCTACCGAAAAGGAAAGCGGTCATAAAGGGACTGAAGGGAAGAGAACGCAAGCTCGCCCTTCGAAACTGGCGAAATATGAAAGCAGCGATCAAAGAGGCTAAAATCGCTTTGCGCAAAAAACAGGTCGTCAGAACCCATAAAGCCGTTTCGGCAGTCGTGCGTTTACTTACAATGATCAAGAGTGTCTCCATTACGTATTCAAGCGGTTACTCCAGCAGATTGCCAGGGTATATGGACAGTACAAAAGCACTGGGGGAGAACTGGGGCTCCGGACAGCCGGGACTGGGTTATATTTTTGGCAAGCAGCCTACCAAAGCGTGGCTGGAAGCCAAGGCAAAAGCACATGTATTATCTACAGACCCTTATTTTAATGATCTTTATCGCCAAACCTATAATCAGAACATCAATATCAGCGCGCAGCTTGAGCCCGTACCGGATCTGGTCATTGATCTGAATCTGATGAAATCGTTTAATAAGGATTATTCTGAGTTATTTAAGGATACTGCCGGGACTGGCAATTTTGAACATTTAAGCCCGTACAGTGCAGGCGGGTTTACGGTATCTTATGCGGGCCTGCATGGCTTATTCGAAAAGCCGGCGACCGGACAAGTGTCAAAGAGCTTTCAGCGCTTTTCTGATTTCAGGCAGATCATTTCCAGAAGGCTGGGCGCGCACAATCCCTATTACGAGGGTGCAGTCGATGCAGATGGTTTTGCCACCGGCTACGGGCGGTATGCGCAAAATGTACTGATTCCCGCGTTTCTGGCGGCCTATACAGGAAAGTCACCAGAAACGATCGGACTGGTCGGGGAGGAAAATAAAGATATTAAGACCAATCCGCTGGGAGATATTTTCCCAATGCCCAACTGGAATATCACCTACTCTGGTCTCAGCAGGCTGGGTTCTTTGTCAGATATCTTGTCGAATGTTACGATCAGAAGCGGTTACAACGGAACCTTATCCATGAACAGTTTTACGAGCTCCCTGAATTTTCAGGACAGGTTAATGCGGGGTATGCCTTCCTTTATTGATTCCATTTCGGGTAATTATGTGCCTTATTTTCTAATCCCCAATATTACGATCTCGGAAAGTTTTTCTCCACTGATAGGAATAGATATCACTTTTATGAACCAAAGCAATATCCGGTTTGATTATTCAAGAACCCGGCAATTATCACTGAGCCTGATAGATTATCAGGTCAGTGAAGTCAGCTCCACTGAATATTCACTGGGTTTTAACTGGACACGCCATAATGCAAAATTGCCTTTCCTGCCCAAACCTAAAAAGAGTGCGGATGGCGTCGGCAACGACCTTACCTTCGGATTAGATCTGGCGATGAGTGATCAGCTGAACTCCAGTACAACGCTGGATCAGACCAATAACTATAGTACCGGTGGTCAGAAAGTGATCTCTATTGCGCCTTCCATTAACTACGTGCTGAATAATCGTATCAACCTGAAGTTCTTCTTTAACCAGACCCGTAATATCCCCTATGTGTCTACCACACCACCGATTGTGATGACCAGTGCCGGTCTGCAGATCAGGATGTCTTTGCAGTAACTTCTTTTCTACGTATTATTTTCTTTTCATCCGGCGTGAACGCAGGAATACCAGATCCCTCATCCTTAAAGGTTGCTTTGTGGGCAGGCCAGATGGTACACGGGATCTGGATCCACCGGTGCTGAGCAGGAATACTGTGGATATAATACATAAGCTGCCGATCCAGTCAAGGAGTTTGAAGGAAGTTTGCAACCAGTAGACAGATAATAAAGTAGCTGCAAGGGGCTCAGCAGATGCCAGAAGGCTGGTCATCTGTCCGCCGATGCTTTTTACGGAAGCCATATATAGTGTAAAAGCGATCAAAGTACCAAATACAATGATAAAGACAGCACTTAACACTGCAAAGATATCCCACTGTCCGTCAGCCTCCCAGGGAGCATGCACAAAACTAAATAAGAATCCTCCGATGAGCATCGCCCAGCCAATCACCAGGCTGGACTTATAAGTATGTAATAGCCGAAGGGGCTGGAGTGTATAGACTGCCAGGGCGACGGCAGAGGCCAGACCAAAAAATAAGGCGGCTTTGGAAATGGCCAGCTCTCCAAAATTACCATGCGTAACCAATAATAAAGTACCGAGTGTGGCCATAAGAATGGCAAGGAGTGTTCTTACTGCCGGTAGTTTCCGGTATTTGACCGCCAGAAAGATAGCGATCATCACGGGGCCGGAATATTGTAATACGGTCGCCGTTCCGGCATTGGAATGCTGGATCGCCGCAAAGTAAGTGTATTGGACGGAGACCATACCAAAGATGGCAAAAGTGAATAGGGCAATGCTGTCTTTTTTAGGCCGGAAGATGGTCAGGAGATCTTCTTTCTGGAAAAGGGCGGCATATAATAAAAGTAATATCCCTGAAACCAGCATGCGTACCGTGATCATCCATTCAACACTGACGCCCCGCACTTGGAATAAGAACTGGCCAAAGGTGCCGGAAAACCCCCAGAAGATGGCGGCCAGAATAGCCATAATAAAGCCTTTAACAACGAATTTGTTCATGTCGCAAAATGATGATTGAAGTTTCTGGATGCAAAATTCTATTAATATCGTCAAGCTTTTTGCTTAATTTTAAATCTATAAACGCAATTTTGTTGCATGTTAGATATTTATGGACCCATTTGACAAGCAGATACTCACCATCCTGCAAAAGGATAACCAGACATCGCAAAGAGATATCGGAGCACAGATAGGCCTGTCTGCCGCTGCGGTGCAGCGCAGAATCAAGAAAATGCGGGCTAGTGGTGTGATCAGGGCGGACATTTCCGTATTGGATAGAGAAAAGACGGGTAGCCCCATTACACTCATGGTCGAAATCTTCTTGGAGAGCGAGAAAATTGAACAGATTGATGCACTTAAGAAAAAGTTTCTGGCGACCCCTCAGGTTCAGCAATGCTATTATGTCACCGGTGAGTCTGATTTTGTGTTGATCATGGTGGTAAGTTCTATGTCAGAATATGAGCAATTGACACGGACACTGTTTTTTGGGTCGCAGAATGTACGCAAGTTCAGGACGATCATTGTGATGGGCGTGGAGAAGCTGGGATTGGAAATACCTGTTTAACTGTTTCACTGCAACGATATTTTTATAATTATCTCAGAAAATAGCTGCCCGCGATCTCGCGGTTTTTTGCAGGAACCGAAAGATAGGCTAAATATTAGTAATGGCTATGAAGAAAAAGAATAGTCAGGGAGTTGCGATATGGAATATTTCACTTAGATCACCTGTAGATGCTTCCGTATATCTGGCGCTTGTCTAATTTACATTGGCCCACAATAAAGAATAAATGGCACTCAAAATTACTTTTGGCTCCGTATAAATTAAAAAAATGCTGAACGCTTGTAAGCGTTCAGTTTGCCCGGCAAAAAATCCTGTAACTGGTAAGATGGTTAACGGAATTCCAGGGACCAGGCCCAAGCGATCTTTTCAGATTAACTCCCGTTTGACGGCTTCAGCAATCAGTTCCGCCACATTTTTGACCTGTAGCTTTTGCAATATATTTTTCCGGTGATTCTCGATGGTGAATTTGCTAAGAAACAAGGTTTTGGCAATCTGTGCTGTGGTGTTTCCGGCAGCTATGAGCGCTACAATTTCTTTCTCACGTGCAGAAAGCCGTATCGTTTGGGTTGTCAGAACCTGCCTTTTTTGGGCCTCCAGTATACTTTGCACTTCTCCACTTAATGCCAGGCGCCCTTCAAGGGCCTCCTTAATGCAATGAATGATCTCCTGAGGTGGTGTACTTTTTAGAATATAGCCCTGTACACCCCCTTCCAGCATACGGAGTACCGCACTTGGCTCGTTATGGTTGCTGAAAACAAGCACCACTATACCCGGCGACAATGCTCTGATTTTATCGAACAGATCCATCCCGTTTATATCGGGCAGGGCAATGTCAAGCAAAATAATTTCCGGTTGGTTGTCCTGGAGAAAATCCAACAGTTGCCGGCCGGTCGTGAAGCGCCCGGATACTTTAAATGCTTTTTCACTGTTCAGTAAATTTATCAAACCATCCAACACAATTGGATGGTCATCTACCACCGCTACAGTTCTTTTCGTTTCAGACATTTAGTTGTATGTTTATAGATGTGCCTTTTGCTCCGTCAAGTGAACTTATATCAATACTCCCGTTCAGATAGCGTACGCGGCTTTCGATATTTTCCACGCCTATGCCCCCGTTTTGTTTCGGCGCTTGTTTGTCCAGACCAACTCCATCGTCCTCTACGGTGATCAAAAATATACTAGTCTGGACCGCGCATTGAAAAAAAACGCTTGTGGCATGCGCGTGTTTTATGATATTGGAAAAAAGTTCTTGAACAATTCTGTAGATCATGACCTGCTTGTCGAGTGCTATAGACTGGCTCAGGTTGATAAATTTCTGCTCGACGTCTATGCCGGCTGATTCCAACATGTGACAGAGATCTTTGAGTGCGGTTTCAAGACCCAGCCGTAACAGCATCTCAGGCATCATATTATGTGCTATATGCCGCAATTCCCTGATAGATGAATCTAACTGATTGACGGCATTGACAATACCATTGTTGATGCCCGCCTTCGTTGTGTCTCTGGCCAATACGCCCAAGTTCATTTTAATGCCGGAAAGTGTTCCTACCAATCCGTCGTGCAGATCGCGGGCAATACGTTCGCGCTCTGTTTCCTGTGTACTTAGCATTATTTCGGCCATCTTTATTTTTTCTTTCTGGGCCATATTACGCTTATTGGTGCGGTAAAGTATAAAAACAATACCGAGAACAATCAGTAAAAACAAACAGCCCGTACTAAGGAGGATATTGGCCAGTCGCTGATCTTTTATATGCAATGATATTTTTCTCTTTTCTGATTCCAGCCTGATTATCTTTTCTTCTTTCTGCGAGGTTCTTAATTGAGTTTCAAGTTCCTTTATTTTCTGGGCGTCCTGGCGAAACTGGACACTGTCCTTGAGCTGGTTGTAGCGCCTGGAATAGCTGTAGGCTGCCTTATAATTCCCCATTTCGAATGAAAATTCGGACATATTCTGGATGGCTGCGATGGCCGCCTCAATATATCCATCCTCCATTCCCATCCGGTAGATATCTTGCGCGGCTGCTTTGGCCTTACCGTACTGCTTTTTAGCTGCGTTGGCGTCACGGATGGCTTCGTAAGCCAGGTACTCATTTTGCCGGTCATTATATTTTTTCGATGCTTCCAATGCATTGCCGGCGGCGACCAGTGCGCTGTCCGGTTGTTTGATTCCTGAGTAATACATGGCCTTGTATGCGTAGAATTCTGGCCAACGTCTGCTGTTACCATATCGATGAAGCGCTTTTTCTGCTTTGTCCAGGTAGCGCTTTTGCTCTCTGAATTTTTTCAGATTATAACAAACCACTGTACCGTTCAGATAGGCCAGTACCTGCAGACGTGTGTCGCTCCCGGGTATATCGGCCAGCGCCACGTCCTGCAGCATGTAATCGTAAGCTTTGTCGTCCTGGCTCATCATGACGAAGCTGGCGGAGATATTATGGATCGTTAAATGATAGAGCCTTTTGTCTTGAATCTCTTTAATCAGTTTCAGATTTTTAATCAGAATTTTTACGGATTTTTCTAATTCTCCTGCTGTGGAGTAGGCGACAGCAATATTGTTATTGGCTGCAATCTTCAACTGCATTGCTTTGCTGCTCCGGTTCTCTTTGAGTAAGCCAAACACTTTATTCGCATACGACAAAGTGCTATCCAGTTTTCTGTCCGTTGAATATATAAGGCTTGCGTAGTTAAAGGCTTTCGCTGTATAGACGCGGCTGTTCGTTTTGCCGGCTGAAGCGAGCATATCTTTCATAATTAGCTTCGCACTGTCGATGCGGCCCACTTTTAAGTAGTTATCTATTAATTGCCCTCGGAGAGATATCCTGGCGGTGTCAGACGCAGTTTGAGCCAGAAGGTGAAAAAGACTGTCTGCTTTGGTATTTTTTTGAGCAATGGCGGTATTACAGGCCAAACAGACGGTACATACCAATGCCTCTATCAATATTATAATTTTTCTTATCAAGCTAACAAAAGGGGTTCTTCAGTGTTATAAAGTTAAATTATTATTCTGGCATAGATTCTTTTTTTTAAGAAAATGACCATTTACAGCTATTGGCCGAATATATTGAAGAGCATAGCTTTGCTAGGACCTTTAATTTAAAACCGTCGAAGTGTTGCCGCCAGATTTCAAGTGTAGGAACAGATGTTTCTGCGGCCGGGCCTTTTTGATATTGAATTATGAAGTGCGATAGCATAAACGTCTCATTATGGCCAACCCGTAGGGTTTGAGGTGATAAAACCATTCAGTATGACCAGTCATTAGTTAAGAACGCCGAGATAAAAATGTAGAAGATGAAAAAAGTATATTGTTTTCTTGTATTAGTTGTCTGTTGTATGGGCGCAATAGCGTCGTATGGCCAGTACAAACAGAAAGAGTATGAAAAATACCCTTTGCAGAAAATATTTCCCAGGCAATCCTTTGATTCCGTTGCGGCTAAGAATGCGTTGGCTGAGGGGGCAGTAACGATTGATGGCATTGCTTTTACGAGGCCAAAGAATAGTCTCGGGTTTAAGGCGCCACTTGCTGAGCGGATTAAGGCCAATCATATTACAGTAACGCTGTTTCCGTATACGCCTTATTTTGAAGAGTGGTATAACCTGAAAGAAAAGGAAGAAAATGTAAGGAAGAATAAGATTGTATATATGGACAGTATCGCTTACCGGTACCGGTTATACTGTGAGACCAATTCACGGGGAGAATTCAGCTTTCCTAAAATGAAAGCCGGTAAATACATACTGATGGGAACCTTGCCCTGGTCGTCGTCTGGCTATTACAATAAGTATACGGGAAGCGGTTACGGGTCCTACGGCGGGCAGGTGAATTATTATCAACGCCAGTATTATAGCGTCTCCCACAGTGATTTCCTATTGCGGGTAGTTGAAATTGAACCTGGTAAGCAGCGCGTTAAAGTAAGGCTTAAGTAATGCGTCACCTCATCCGCAACAACCTTGTTGAAATACCCATGTCTAGGCTTAGTGGTTGTATCGGGCAATTACAGACTGCTTCAGGCCGGTGCAACCACTTGCTTCCGTCAGTCCCGGTGCATAGATGTAGCTATTGTGCGGTAAGCTCAACGGTGCTGCCATACCAAAAAGCAATCTGTTATTCTGATACCATTTTGAATACCTTACAAAAAGTATAATGCCGGCAATGTATCGGTTCCGTCGTTTGCCCGATTTAAGGCGGGAAGTGGTTGTTGGTCAATTATTTATACTCCTATTGTTGTTTGCCTATAACTGATAGCCGAAATCGCTTTTGGCTTCGGACAAAATAAAAA containing:
- a CDS encoding Lrp/AsnC family transcriptional regulator codes for the protein MDPFDKQILTILQKDNQTSQRDIGAQIGLSAAAVQRRIKKMRASGVIRADISVLDREKTGSPITLMVEIFLESEKIEQIDALKKKFLATPQVQQCYYVTGESDFVLIMVVSSMSEYEQLTRTLFFGSQNVRKFRTIIVMGVEKLGLEIPV
- a CDS encoding response regulator transcription factor; protein product: MSETKRTVAVVDDHPIVLDGLINLLNSEKAFKVSGRFTTGRQLLDFLQDNQPEIILLDIALPDINGMDLFDKIRALSPGIVVLVFSNHNEPSAVLRMLEGGVQGYILKSTPPQEIIHCIKEALEGRLALSGEVQSILEAQKRQVLTTQTIRLSAREKEIVALIAAGNTTAQIAKTLFLSKFTIENHRKNILQKLQVKNVAELIAEAVKRELI
- the sov gene encoding T9SS outer membrane translocon Sov/SprA, which produces MSIKYYKLLYRLLWVAVILMPAALRLSAQSLADSAGRPFYPYPIHDYYRYRFTDPGRSKNVFDQDRLRDTGFFKTYVRYDSITGKYIYFKKADSLRQPYRGNIQISKEDFLHLQGDVQNREHFYQLSRSLDLLNFKQPRPKSRIDSTLFNRIFGLTGDGKKVDVTPQGNVDLSLGYEGQNIQNPTLSERARKTGNFNIDAGANLNLLAKVGSKLLLPITYNTQSTFEFNNQFKLKYVGKEDELLKLVEAGNISFDSKGTLMPSIQNLFGVKAQIQLGKLFVTGAFANNRSERQSITLQGGGLAQKVNISLGDYDENRNFLLGNYFEAHFNEVMHDLPVVKSQVRILRMEVWVTNKTGATTNVRNIVGLMDLGENTPYNSNIQSLHSYNGLPDNGANDLYSSILSGGQTRNPALVTSILQARGLQPVRDFEKTYARKLDSTEYTYNPQAGFISLNQQLSPDAVLAVAYQYTFNGRTYQVGEFSQDVALDSTQGVQKVLFLKLLKATAQQVRLPTWNWMMKNIYSLNVGGLQSDQFNLNVYYKEPSGGTKRYLPDPSGAVKGKSIISVLGADRLNAQNDPAPDGQFDFVDGFTVLQQQGKIIFPVLEPFGRDLDSLAYPGVDQSVKDKVIYYALYDSIKAIANTYANLDRFVLQGTVKGSSSSQISLGAMNIPAGSVTVTAGGRMLVEGSDYTIDYNLGMIQIVNQTILNSGTAVNVQFENNANLGVAQRNFMGLRLDYLASDKFFIGATMEKLTEQPYTFKTNYGEDPINNTMFGVDFSYRSDFPGLTKLLDKIPFYSTTAPSSINAYGEAAVLKPGHAKQIGSGSDGTVYIDDFESSDNLFDLRFPFTAWALASTPAGNGLFPEATLNNNLDYGKNRALLSWYNIEPTLQDRTNSSNPLHKNLSELSDPRVRPVYEGELFPKQSVLSSALQSTTFDLSYYPTERGPYNFSSLAGDIDRNGKLSRPADRWGGIMRSLDQTDFVTSNVEYIEFWLQDPFIMDPGSTGGKLIFNLGDVSEDILKDGKRLYENGLSTPNTPTAVDSSSVWGVSPVNPIQLTNAFNNVANDRILQDVGFDGMGDDAERRKHSIYLQTLAENFGTASPIYQHALKDPSADDYKWYRDGSYTAGDGILARYKYYNNTEGNSPVAGTNGSGASAAVMYPDNEDLNGDNTVNETEQYFEYDLNLKPGMSLTDPYIADVRTITPKLANDSTTKEKWYLFRIPINSFTGKVGNIADFKSIRFMRMYLTGFNDSVTLRFARLGLVRNNWRPFTYNLDTTGSYTSLPQNSTTALTVLSVNTEDNSERLPIPYKMPPGVRQLQSIMAAGGASNGSVYLEKEQSMSLHVTNLLKGDARAVFKNLQLDLRQYGELSMYLHAESLPGSRQVSNGELTAVIRIGQDFLDNYYEVRIPLQVTLPSATATAEQIWPELNHLKLALQDLVALKLRRNSSGHPINEIYREGVKGETYSVKGNPNLGEVTSLLIGVENTASAQPANFEVWTDELGLSKLNEHGGWAALGRVDLQLADLGSVSLSANTYSAGFGSLEQGVNERARNSMMQFDASASIDAGKLLPEKAGISIPVYASYNRTVLTPEYDPFDMDVLLKDKLRSYHSQRERDSVKRMSLDQTTSKTISFSNVRFGRPSMKPKIWDLSNFDFSYTFSSIDQSSPLIAENSINKYFAGLGYTFNGKPHFIEPFKRLIRNKSPWLEFIRSFNINPTPSLLSFRTTIDRQMGIYTPRAINLYDPMATTDTAETTFDKYFRMSRDYNLNWNLTRSLNLDFTANNLSYVDEPYGYLDTKAKRDSMWHNFWSGGRNTQYSQKASLSYNLPFDKLPFADWISMQYSYSVNYDWVASSLLSRSLGNIIENGNSSNLNGQLDFRKLYDKSRFIKAALDTTRTPSLADSLRPEDQKKLDSLIQNLPKRKAVIKGLKGRERKLALRNWRNMKAAIKEAKIALRKKQVVRTHKAVSAVVRLLTMIKSVSITYSSGYSSRLPGYMDSTKALGENWGSGQPGLGYIFGKQPTKAWLEAKAKAHVLSTDPYFNDLYRQTYNQNINISAQLEPVPDLVIDLNLMKSFNKDYSELFKDTAGTGNFEHLSPYSAGGFTVSYAGLHGLFEKPATGQVSKSFQRFSDFRQIISRRLGAHNPYYEGAVDADGFATGYGRYAQNVLIPAFLAAYTGKSPETIGLVGEENKDIKTNPLGDIFPMPNWNITYSGLSRLGSLSDILSNVTIRSGYNGTLSMNSFTSSLNFQDRLMRGMPSFIDSISGNYVPYFLIPNITISESFSPLIGIDITFMNQSNIRFDYSRTRQLSLSLIDYQVSEVSSTEYSLGFNWTRHNAKLPFLPKPKKSADGVGNDLTFGLDLAMSDQLNSSTTLDQTNNYSTGGQKVISIAPSINYVLNNRINLKFFFNQTRNIPYVSTTPPIVMTSAGLQIRMSLQ
- a CDS encoding sensor histidine kinase, whose amino-acid sequence is MIEALVCTVCLACNTAIAQKNTKADSLFHLLAQTASDTARISLRGQLIDNYLKVGRIDSAKLIMKDMLASAGKTNSRVYTAKAFNYASLIYSTDRKLDSTLSYANKVFGLLKENRSSKAMQLKIAANNNIAVAYSTAGELEKSVKILIKNLKLIKEIQDKRLYHLTIHNISASFVMMSQDDKAYDYMLQDVALADIPGSDTRLQVLAYLNGTVVCYNLKKFREQKRYLDKAEKALHRYGNSRRWPEFYAYKAMYYSGIKQPDSALVAAGNALEASKKYNDRQNEYLAYEAIRDANAAKKQYGKAKAAAQDIYRMGMEDGYIEAAIAAIQNMSEFSFEMGNYKAAYSYSRRYNQLKDSVQFRQDAQKIKELETQLRTSQKEEKIIRLESEKRKISLHIKDQRLANILLSTGCLFLLIVLGIVFILYRTNKRNMAQKEKIKMAEIMLSTQETERERIARDLHDGLVGTLSGIKMNLGVLARDTTKAGINNGIVNAVNQLDSSIRELRHIAHNMMPEMLLRLGLETALKDLCHMLESAGIDVEQKFINLSQSIALDKQVMIYRIVQELFSNIIKHAHATSVFFQCAVQTSIFLITVEDDGVGLDKQAPKQNGGIGVENIESRVRYLNGSIDISSLDGAKGTSINIQLNV
- a CDS encoding DMT family transporter, which gives rise to MNKFVVKGFIMAILAAIFWGFSGTFGQFLFQVRGVSVEWMITVRMLVSGILLLLYAALFQKEDLLTIFRPKKDSIALFTFAIFGMVSVQYTYFAAIQHSNAGTATVLQYSGPVMIAIFLAVKYRKLPAVRTLLAILMATLGTLLLVTHGNFGELAISKAALFFGLASAVALAVYTLQPLRLLHTYKSSLVIGWAMLIGGFLFSFVHAPWEADGQWDIFAVLSAVFIIVFGTLIAFTLYMASVKSIGGQMTSLLASAEPLAATLLSVYWLQTSFKLLDWIGSLCIISTVFLLSTGGSRSRVPSGLPTKQPLRMRDLVFLRSRRMKRK